A window of Diabrotica virgifera virgifera chromosome 9, PGI_DIABVI_V3a contains these coding sequences:
- the LOC126891192 gene encoding uncharacterized protein LOC126891192, whose protein sequence is MNYILQFVLRVLPFKLFFIKRYVDDILLCLPANELDNLLLYFNSFNQHIQFTLEKEDTLCSVPFLDTRVIRKNNILLVDWYRKPLSSGRYLNYSSYHKHAMKINLIKAMKNRVLKISDVSFHSKNLKILLHLFLENGYPETLLRKLLFNTSNIQPTIINNNVDADNSQTIDIPNTNVAYMTLPYTSEIAPKLTRLFKPFENIKLAFRTALTVNRVFSNVKEKTPVLSKTDTVYSLPCLNCNKIYIGQTSRRLKDRITSHRSDCRLYPDRSALGEHSFNNDHRIDYNNVRVLDRESHAAKRLFLEMVHINKNPNSMNHRTDIGHLNEMFSYLLYLDNRESSPNSHSRDSELSSTL, encoded by the coding sequence ATGAATTACATTTTGCAATTCGTGTTGAGGGTGTTACCCTTTAAATTATTCTTCATCAAAAGATATGTAGATGATATTCTGCTATGCTTGCCCGCTAATGAACTGgataatttgttattatatttcaACAGCTTTAACCAGCATATACAATTTACCCTTGAAAAAGAGGACACGCTGTGTTCTGTACCTTTTTTGGACACCAGAGTCATACGTAAAAATAACATCTTACTGGTGGATTGGTATCGTAAACCACTTAGCTCGGGCAGATATCTGAACTATAGTTCGTACCATAAACATGCTATGAAAATCAatttaataaaagcaatgaaaaaCCGCGTTTTAAAAATCAGCGACGTTTCTTTccactcaaaaaatttaaaaatattgcttCACCTTTTTTTGGAAAACGGTTATCCTGAGACTTTGTTAAGGAAATTACTATTTAATACAAGTAACATTCAACCAacaattatcaataacaatgttgaTGCAGACAACTCACAAACCATCGACATTCCCAATACTAACGTGGCTTACATGACGCTGCCATATACCAGTGAGATTGCACCGAAGTTGACTCGACTGTTTAAGCCGTTTGAAAACATCAAACTTGCGTTTAGGACTGCCCTCACAGTCAATAGGGTTTTCTCGAACGTCAAGGAAAAGACACCAGTGCTTTCTAAAACTGATACGGTCTACAGCCTTCCTTGtttaaattgcaataaaatatacATCGGACAAACATCAAGAAgactaaaagacagaataacGTCACATAGGTCAGACTGTAGATTGTACCCGGATAGAAGTGCACTGGGCGAACATTCTTTCAATAATGACCACCGAATTGATTATAACAACGTGAGGGTATTGGACCGTGAGTCACATGCGGCTAAGAGGCTATTTTTGGAAATGGTCCACATAAACAAAAATCCAAATTCGATGAACCATCGTACTGATATAGGCCACCTCAATGAAATGTTTTCCTACTTACTCTATTTAGATAATCGTGAGTCATCTCCTAACTCCCATTCTAGAGACTCTGAACTGTCATCAACATTATAA